From the Clupea harengus chromosome 15, Ch_v2.0.2, whole genome shotgun sequence genome, one window contains:
- the LOC105902071 gene encoding LOW QUALITY PROTEIN: tyrosine-protein phosphatase non-receptor type 14 (The sequence of the model RefSeq protein was modified relative to this genomic sequence to represent the inferred CDS: deleted 1 base in 1 codon), whose product MQPLITTDFGDYNQYLSQDFLREYVLFPVNWSVDGVLEEWTQKVAEEHKRHCRMQAAEAELLYIKEVEKLDGFGQESFAAKDNYTNDIFIGVSFIGVFVKHRNGRSIMLHRWKDIGTIAHNKSAITVEITSREDAIMFHTEDIEMSKYIARLFTARHKFYKQNKICAEPAHSPAPIRRRPTWNRLPRPQSCILQPMHSQYADHYQDTQSSQDSIFHDDPYFKSESSLDRCLVDLGFRNGGSMCSSQSVSSLNRSQTFAQASPASPAASVSASSLSIPDYPSTSSQRHSSSAASSSAVLPPSYRPTPEYDAVMRQKRHRLLPPATANAQHAPANQHAAPQRRSADCHSLSLRSLNISHAYRQPEALVNSQPEIHYHSGPYGGDIGGHQLGYHHHAIGPPSERTRGTGSTAWGGAAGSTISHTVSTPELANTMQQCGGGGGGFGASGGNGGGGGGGGGGNDHGGLGGGGGIPSAGQGQHGYGGAGAAHMLRNHLSRPPPPYPAFRPATSTPDLASLRLRCPGGGSSPELVRVQKVQLAAVKTFQPDSCAVVRQSLQEASSANLSGHQRRSANLSKRHSMEVVQGLRGGLTMACGGQSQMPLPRRNTLREQVAPPPQQAPPPKESPAQMPAQKAEAYQHQKTLSNATMLVHSSESEEEEDEDEEEEAPELDVRIPGLNDDIGAQLQAALAKLPSKPPPEYPGPRKSASNSTLLLRQERHPHDRAPPAPPTHQTHQTHHAQQGGHGGGGTAGTLTRGEQQPTGSGLSGTGLGPSLSEPDLTSVKERVRKEPVKERPVSEMFSIEDSIVEREIAQRTLEKQQQMSESPKRPLLAATLNGLYANRMPVHANRMPVHESPHEDAGAKASTDERCKTLELRMEDEHLLAEYEQVPKKRADSVVTTATLPDNAERNRFRDVVPYEENRVELVPNKENNTGYINASHIKVTIRGEEWHYIATQGPLPHTCQDFWQMIWEQGVNVIAMVTAEEEGGKGRSHRYWPKLGSKHNSASHGRFKVTTKFRTDSGCYATTGLKVRHLLSGQERTVWHLQYTDWPEQGCPEYVQGFLSYLEEIQSVRRHTNSMLDPSRSLRPPVVVHCSAGVGRTGVVILTELMICCLEHNERVEVPIMLNRLRHQRMLVVQTPAQYKFVYQVLIQFLKNSRLI is encoded by the exons ATGCAGCCCCTtatcacaa cggACTTTGGAGATTATAATCAATACCTGTCACAGGACTTCCTCAGGGAGTATGTGCTGTTCCCCgtg aactGGTCTGTGGACGGTGTATTGGAGGAGTGGACTCAGAAAGTGGCCGAGGAGCATAAGCGCCACtg tcgAATGCAGGCTGCTGAGGCTGAGCTCCTCTACATTAAGGAGGTGGAGAAACTTGATGGCTTTGGGCAGGAAAGCTTTGCTGCAAAG GACAACTACACCAATGATATATTCATCGGTGTGTCGTTCATCGGGGTGTTTGTCAAACACAGAAATGGGAGGTCCATCATGCTCCACAg ATGGAAGGACATTGGCACCATCGCACACAACAAGTCGGCCATCACCGTGGAGATAACCAGCAGAGAAGACGCCATCATGTTCCACACA GAAGACATCGAGATGTCCAAGTACATTGCCAGGCTTTTCACAGCCAGACACAAATTCTACAAACAGAACAAGATATGTGCTGA gcCTGCCCATTCTCCAGCTCCCATCAGGAGGAGGCCCACGTGGAACCGCCTG ccCAGGCCTCAGTCCTGCATCCTGCAGCCCATGCACTCGCAGTACGCTGACCATTACCAGGACACCCAGAGCTCCCAGG ACAGCATCTTCCATGACGACCCGTACTTTAAGTCGGAGAGCAGTCTGGACCGGTGCCTGGTGGACCTGGGCTTCCGTAACGGCGGCAGCATGTGCAGCAGCCAGAGCGTGAGCTCGCTGAACCGCTCGCAGACCTTCGCCCAGGCCTCGCCCGCGTCGCCCGCCGCGTCCGTCTCGGCGTCCAGCCTCAGCATCCCCGACTACCCGTCCACGTCCAGCCAGCGCcactcctcctccgccgcctcctcctccgccgtGCTGCCGCCCTCGTACCGGCCCACGCCCGAGTACGACGCCGTCATGCGCCAGAAGCGTCACCGCCTGCTCCCCCCCGCCACCGCCAACGCTCAGCACGCGCCGGCCAATCAGCACGCCGCGCCGCAGCGCCGCTCCGCCGACTGCCACAGCCTATCGCTGCGCAGCCTCAACATCAGCCACGCCTACCGGCAGCCCGAGGCGCTGGTCAACAGCCAGCCCGAGATCCACTACCACTCCGGGCCATACGGGGGCGATATAGGGGGGCACCAGCTGGGGTATCACCATCACGCCATCGGA CCCCCCTCGGAGCGCACCCGGGGCACGGGCAGCACCGCATGGGGGGGGGCAGCGGGCAGCACCATCTCGCACACGGTGAGCACCCCAGAGCTGGCCAACACCATGCAGCAgtgtggggggggcggcggCGGGTTCGGAGCGTCCGGGGGcaacggaggaggaggaggaggaggcggcggggGCAACGATCACGGGGGGCTGGGGGGCGGCGGTGGCATCCCATCCGCGGGGCAGGGGCAGCACGGGTACGGCGGGGCGGGCGCCGCCCACATGCTTCGGAACCACTTGTCCCGCCCGCCCCCGCCGTACCCGGCCTTCCGGCCCGCCACCAGCACCCCGGACCTCGCCAGCCTGAGGCTCCGGTGCCCAGGGGGCGGCAGCAGCCCCGAGCTGGTGCGCGTGCAGAAGGTGCAGCTGGCCGCCGTCAAGACCTTCCAGCCGGACAGCTGCGCCGTGGTGCGCCAGTCCCTGCAGGAGGCCAGCAGTGCCAACCTGAGCGGGCACCAGCGCCGCAGTGCCAACCTGAGCAAGAGGCATAGCATGGAGGTGGTGCAGGGGCTCCGGGGCGGGCTCACGATGGCCTGCGGCGGCCAATCACAGATGCCCCTGCCGCGACGGAACACGCTCCGAGAGCAGGTGGCCCCACCCCCGCAGCAGGCTCCGCCTCCTAAAGAGTCGCCCGCGCAGATGCCTGCTCAGAAAGCGGAGGCGTACCAGCACCAGAAGACGCTGTCCAACGCCACCATGCTGGTCCACAGCAgcgagagcgaggaggaggaggacgaggacgaggaggaagaggcgccCGAGCTGGACGTCCGCATCCCCGGCCTCAACGACGACATCGGCGCCCAGCTCCAGGCCGCCCTGGCCAAGCTGCCCAGCAAGCCCCCGCCCGAGTACCCGGGCCCCCGCAAGAGCGCCAGCAACAGCACCCTCCTCCTCCGGCAGGAGCGCCATCCCCACGACCGGGCGCCCCCAGCGCCACCAACGCACCAGACGCACCAGACGCACCACGCGCAGCAGGGCGGGCACGGGGGTGGGGGCACGGCGGGCACCCTGACCCGCGGAGAGCAGCAGCCGACGGGCAGCGGTCTGAGCGGCACCGGTCTGGGGCCGTCCCTGTCGGAGCCGGACCTGACCAGCGTGAAGGAGCGCGTGCGCAAGGAGCCGGTGAAGGAGCGGCCCGTGTCGGAGATGTTCTCCATCGAAGACAGCAtcgtggagagagagatcgctcagagg acGCTGGAGAAACAGCAGCAGATGTCTGAGAGCCCAAagcgccctctgctggctgCCACCCTCAACGGCCTCTACGCCAACCGTATGCCCGTCCACGCCAACCGCATGCCCGTCCACGAGAGTCCGCATGAAGACGCCGGTGCCAAGGCCAGCACTGATGAgagg tgtaagaCCCTTGAGCTCAGGATGGAGGACGAGCACCTGTTGGCCGAGTACGAGCAGGTGCCCAAGAAACGGGCCGACTCGGTGGTCACCACGGCAACGCTGCCTGACAACGCCGAGCGCAACCGCTTCCGGGACGTGGTTCCGTACGAGGAGAACCGCGTGGAACTCGTCCCGAACAAGGAGAACAACACGGGCTACATAAACGCCTCACACATCAag gtgactaTCCGTGGAGAGGAGTGGCACTACATCGCTACCCAGGGCCCGCTGCCCCACACCTGTCAGGACTTCTGGCAAATGATCTGGGAGCAGGGAGTCAACGTCATCGCCATGGTGACGGCCGAAGAG gaaggggggaaggggaggagccATCGCTACTGGCCCAAGCTGGGCTCCAAGCATAACTCCGCCTCCCACGGCAGGTTCAAGGTCACCACCAAGTTCCGCACCGACTCCGGCTGCTATGCCACCACCGGGCTGAAAGTGCGCCACCTGCTGTCCGGCCAGGAGAGGACCGTCTGGCACCTGCAGTACACCGACTGGCCTGAACAGGGCTGCCCTGAATATGTCCAGGGCttccttt ccTACCTGGAGGAGATCCAGTCGGTGCGACGGCACACCAACAGCATGCTGGACCCCTCTCGCAGCCTGCGCCCCCCGGTGGTGGTTCACTGTAGTGCAGGCGTGGGGCGCACAGGAGTGGTCATCCTCACTGAGCTCATGATCTGCTGCCTCGAGCACAacgag agAGTGGAGGTTCCCATCATGCTGAACAGACTGCGTCACCAGCGCATGCTCGTGGTCCAGACGCCGGCGCAGTACAAGTTTGTCTACCAGGTTCTCATCCAGTTTCTCAAGAACTCCAGACTCATCTAG